One stretch of Thermoprotei archaeon DNA includes these proteins:
- a CDS encoding helix-turn-helix domain-containing protein: MLTYFELASKVICPTLRAMVAYKLIKNHNFTQKEVANKLGIKQQAISNYMRGLRGHMGYLSERLSKTEKAIAWTDRIVLYIINEREKVDPIDITILLTEACNDILKSRAICEILPNELVCTVCKQQPINCPYTLKV, translated from the coding sequence ATGCTTACATATTTTGAGCTTGCCTCAAAAGTGATCTGCCCGACACTTAGAGCTATGGTAGCGTATAAGTTAATCAAAAATCATAATTTTACTCAGAAGGAGGTTGCTAATAAGCTTGGCATTAAACAACAGGCTATAAGTAATTATATGAGAGGTCTTAGAGGGCACATGGGGTATTTATCAGAACGTTTATCTAAAACTGAGAAAGCCATTGCGTGGACTGACCGTATTGTGCTATATATAATAAATGAACGAGAGAAGGTAGACCCGATAGATATTACAATATTGTTGACTGAAGCATGCAATGACATACTAAAGAGCCGAGCAATATGCGAAATACTCCCTAATGAACTGGTATGTACCGTGTGCAAGCAACAGCCTATAAATTGTCCTTATACCTTAAAGGTATAA
- a CDS encoding FKBP-type peptidyl-prolyl cis-trans isomerase, translating to MNKGDFILIDYVARIKETGEILDLTLEEVAKKEKFARSDGIYEPMLVVVGKNWVPKGLDEELEKMNVNENKVVEISPEKAFGKRDPKKIKIVSVRELPKEGGPIRVGSVVTVEGLEGIVLSVGGGRAVIDFNHPLAGKTIVYEVTVRNVIEKLEDKIMALLSRRIRGLDKSKVQIEKINDEVTIRLPSDILTAENIQYALKGVADDIKELLPEIRALKYSISFELQLPKTTEKIEEQKKEEKAPSASETVTTVTQQETQQATSQNTTSQQ from the coding sequence GTGAACAAAGGTGATTTCATATTAATAGATTACGTGGCACGCATAAAAGAAACAGGGGAAATACTAGATCTAACACTTGAGGAGGTTGCGAAAAAAGAAAAGTTCGCTAGATCAGATGGGATTTATGAACCAATGCTAGTGGTTGTTGGTAAAAACTGGGTGCCAAAAGGACTTGATGAAGAACTCGAAAAAATGAATGTCAACGAGAACAAAGTTGTTGAAATATCACCGGAGAAAGCATTTGGTAAAAGAGATCCCAAAAAGATAAAGATTGTAAGTGTTAGAGAGTTGCCAAAGGAGGGCGGACCCATAAGAGTTGGTTCAGTTGTGACTGTTGAGGGTTTAGAGGGTATCGTATTGAGCGTGGGTGGTGGAAGAGCCGTTATTGATTTTAATCATCCGCTTGCTGGAAAAACGATTGTCTATGAGGTAACAGTGCGTAATGTGATCGAAAAGCTTGAAGATAAAATAATGGCTCTTTTATCCAGAAGAATACGTGGGTTAGATAAGAGTAAAGTCCAAATAGAAAAAATAAATGACGAAGTAACAATCAGGTTACCTTCTGATATATTAACAGCAGAGAACATACAATATGCACTGAAAGGTGTAGCTGATGATATAAAAGAATTACTCCCAGAAATTCGTGCATTAAAATATTCAATAAGTTTTGAGTTGCAATTGCCTAAAACTACTGAAAAAATAGAAGAGCAAAAGAAAGAAGAAAAAGCACCAAGCGCTAGTGAAACTGTGACAACCGTAACACAACAGGAAACACAACAAGCTACATCTCAAAACACAACTTCTCAGCAATAA